The sequence GTGGTGTTCATTCGGTGCCTTAACTACTGCTGTTTTacttgaaaattaaataaaagaatcTAATGTCCAACGTAGTTTTTATTGCATATTTTGGTAAATTATAAAATGAGATGACTCACATATTCCAGCCTCacacaataaaacatatttattcaataaCTGCTTCATATTTCAGCAGGTAAGAAGTTCCTTCATGGTGTAACTTCCTCATTCCAGCTCGTCCATACTTGTTTTTCCAGCAGGGGGGGGGAATGTGGACATTCAGCTCCTAAAGGGAAACCTCTTCAATAAGCTTTATCAACAGCACAATTTCACAAGCTGAACAAGTGTTATTTCCGTGTGATGAGTCACCTGTACACCTGCATAGGAGGGAGGAGTCCAGACGGGAGGGTTTAAGATGAAAAGGTGCTGCATGCAGATGATGCAGGGAAACTGCTGCAGGTCGACTTGAAGTTATCAGGATGGCTAACTGGATTATCAATAATGGGCTTACAGCCTTCATTCTGGTGAGTTATGATGTTTATACTTGAGGATTTAAATTGTTGTTATCGGTTATGAGACTAACAGTTAATGTAAAGATTTACGCACAGTTTTTGTGCCGCATGTGCCAAAACACGAATGCGTAAACTGTATTTTCAACCCATATGGACTACAAATGATTTATAATATTTGACTGAAAAAGTTATCAAGTGGCGGGAACATGATTtcggctgtgttttcagatcgTCTGGATGGGCATCAACACATTCCTTTTCGTCTGGTATTACCTCTTATACGACCTGAGAGACCAGTATTTCTACACGCGTCATCTCTTAGGGGTAAGACAGGAGCATGGAAGTCCgctaaaagattttttttaataaactacTTCTAGACGGACCCATAAgtacttttttgtttgttggtgttATTTCAGTCTGCCTTGGCCTGGGCCAGAGCTCCCGCTGCTGTCCTGAACTTTAACTGCATGCTGATCCTGCTGCCGGTGTGCAGAAACCTGCTGTCTCTGCTGCGCGGCTCTTTCGGGGTAAGATCATTAAGCTTGCATATCCGAGCAGGGCGAGGTGCGCTCTTTCCACGGTTATTATCCTTTAAAGGTGGAGTATTGTCATGCACGTTATGTAAACTAGTTTGACTGCAGTAGATACATGTGTCACATCTCCTAGTttcagaacaaaataaaaaattctgtTAGATATTTGGTATGTATTGCTTTAAATCctgtttgacttttattttgacaaagtTTAAAGATTATTATTGTTGATATCCAATAATTTCATTTAATGTTGTCCCAGCTCGAGCTTTCTGCTTCTAAGTAATGATTTCAAAAGACTGCATCCATTGATGCTTCATGTTATTTATGCTGCCACAGAAATTCAGTTGTGATTTCTTAAACTGTTACTCTACTGTTTAAAACTCACTACTTTATTTCTCATGGGAGAGGAGGCAATGCTCTCATGTCTATGCCCCTGTAGTGGATAAAAAGGTTTAAGAATGCTCTGCTTGTGCCCTTCCAGTGAATGAAACTCAataaagtgccctctgaatGCCCTTATAAtagataaatgtaaataaaaatagtcCCCTTGCAAATACCTCCTGAATGGATAAAAAGCCATAAAGTCCCATCTCGGTAGTCTAAGCAAATTTTTATTTGGCTGTTGTTTAAAGTTTATGAGTTAATCTTAATACTTTAGAACAGTGGTTTCCAAAGTGAGGGTTGagtgaaaatgtatatttataattACCTTTATTGtgcattattgtaaaaataaataaataagagtaatagttacatttaaattaaaccgTACAAATAAAACGTGTCATCAGTTTCCTGCTAGCTATGTTGACGTGACCCCTGAGGGGATTTTTTACAGATTAAGGAAAACATCAGTTGCAGATAAATTTACCCCATCACATGAAATACAGCTTCATAGTcgggctaattttctgcagagcagctgAATTAGTTATGTTTGGTTGTCACCCAGTATGAAACTTCTATCACCTAGTTCTTAAAGCACTTCAGCTTATATAAAGTCCAACaagacattcttttttttttttactagaaATAGGATGAAAACACTCTCTTTGTTTGGAGGTTTTGCGGTGGCACTGCTACAGTCTTAACAAGAAGATTACCTTTTGTGTTCTTGTGCGTTGCTGTgttcgttttaaagtgctttataaataaagttgagttgcgttgcgttgcgttgcgttgcgttgcgttgcgttgcgttgcgttgcgttgcgttgcgttgcgttgcgttgagttgcgttgcgttgcgttgagTTGCGTTGAGTTGTTCTAACATATGTTTTGTGGATTGACCTAGTAGTTGTCGTCCGCAGCTGTGAGCAATGTTAAACTACAGAGGGACATTAGGGGTTGTGAGTCTTAGGTAccattattttgggggtcagggGGCTGAAACgtctgggaacccctgctctagaaaGTCTTGTTTAAATTGAGTTTCAAAGTGTTCAAGCAGTAAACAGAATTCTGTCATCTGAGCTTTAAAATAATCACATGAGAAATAACAGATTAAGTCTTGCTTTAAAATAGTGAGCTTCATGCTGGAAGCagtgttccttttttgttaactatGAATTTATAATTTTGCTTCCCTTTAATGTAATTAATATCCACCATAGAGTGTAGCAGACCTATCCACCATAAAGCAAGGACATTTGTGGGCACTGGTGCCTCATGGCATCCAGCAGGTGCCCTTTTGACTTTTTgtgcccctgcccctcaaaaagtctgagtacaccactgttCATAAATATTTGtcttgaaaaaacaacatatgtTCAGTtgaaatatttctttatttttacatttcttacCTGACAGCAAACTCCAATCAAAAACTgtacattttatgtttgttgttttttttaatatgctaCCCTGGCCCCCGCCTCTTAAAGATACATGTTAGGTAAGTTTTTGTTCCAGCCCTTTTCtcacttccttcctctcttcctttctttctttcttttgttatcTTTTCAGTGTTGCGGCAGAACAATGAGGAAACAACTGGACCATAATTTGAGTTTCCACAAGCTGGTGGCGTACATGATCGCTCTGATGACAGGTACACTCACCCAtgcatttctctttctgtctcaacAATTGTTCTGCGGTTCCCTTCAATTATGCTGACATATTTGTGAACTCTGATAGCCATTCCTTGAGAAAGGAAGTCATGTGTCAGTTACTAATTGGGCTACGACAACAGAAGTGCCTTTTTCTGATACCATgcctgttttgatttgtttttttactcaCATAACATTATTTATCAGTGTTTAATTGTAgattttgtttggattttgtcCTTGATAAAACCAaactaacaaataaaagaaagaagggaaaaagCAAGAAGTGTGTAAACATTAGGCTAtttattcattgattttaatgtgTATTTTATGCCCTGACTTTATGGGGTATACTTGCTGTGCGTGGTTTTTGTGCATTGTTTTTTCCCATACCGCCTTAACTTGTCCGACCTGAACTTTAGATCAGATCATTTACTTAAAGGCGATCAAGTTTTGACTCCTTCCTGGTGGTTTGGTGAAACTGATCGGGGcacaaatataaacatataGCTCAGAGAAGTTTCTGCAAACTTACTATACTTCCTCctatccataaaacaaaaagagggaCATACAGAAATACACAGGTCAAGGGTTTAAAAAGGGACATGGTGAGGAGATTGAAAGGGGAGAGGGAGGTAAACAATGGCCAAAATAAATATTGAGCAATGGTAGATTTAAAAGAGTCACTCCCTTCATTTCTCTTATCAAAATTGAGAGATGATGCAGAGAACCAACAAGAAAAAAGTGCAAGGCTGTTGATAAATATTACTGCAGAGCTATTCTTTTTTACCCAAACCAGTGCTCTTGTCCTAAAAAAGAGAACTTATTTCTGTAGTTATAATAAGTATTACATGTGAGCATGAAGCACTAACATGTCTCCCCTCTGTGTGCTGACAGCTGTTCATGTTGTTGCCCATCTGTTGAACGTTGAGTGGTACAACAACAGCAGGCGAGGAGTTTACGATGAACTCAGCACGGCTCTCTCCAACCTGGATGACACAACTAACACCACCTACCTGAACCCCATCCGCACCATAGACGTTGTAAGTGACTGTATTTCAATTACAGATGGACATATGTTTGTCCAaatagtatttaaatgttgttgggttttttttgtatttttatataagGTGAAGGATCATGTCTTCATCTACAGGTTGAGTAAATTAGCTAGAGCTGTAAGGGAGATTTCTAAAAGATCAAAATAAATTCATTGGAACAGTGTAAGGTTTAAATTAGAAATAGAGTTTCATGCTCAAGTGACCAAGCTTGATGCATTTGTGTCTACATGGGACCTTTATATTACTTCTCTGTAACTGCAACAACTTAGGTCAACTTAGAAGTTCATGGTCAATAATGGGATGATTCACTTTATAAATCCAGTGTACCTGTTTTTAAGACGTCccattgttttcttgtttggttttgtttagAGAAAGTTAGGGTAGGGAAGGTAGGGTTTACTCTCTGCTTTGAAAAATTGTAACATGTTGAATATCAAAAAAGATATTGAGAGATAAATGTTGCATAAAAGGAATTGATTTGTAATgctcatctttgttttcttgtttagtTTTATGTAGGGTAAGGTAGGTTAGGGAAGTATATTGTAGTTTAATGTAAGGTAGGGTAGAATGGTAGTACAGTGTAttgtagggtagggtagggaaGGGTAGTGTATTGTGGGTATTGTAGGGTAATGTAGTGTATTGTAAGGTATGGTAGGGTAGGGAAGGGTAGTGGATTGTGGGTATTGTATGGTAGTGTAGTGTAGGGCTGGGTTTTGTTGGGTAATGTAATGTTTGTAGGGTAGTGTATGTAGTGTATAGTAAGGTAGGGTAGTGTAGGGTAGTGTAGTGAAGTGCATGTATGGTAGGGTAGAATGGTAGTATAGTGTATTGTAGGGTAAGGCAGGgcagggtagggtagggtagggaaGGGTGGTGCATTGTGGGTAGTATAGTGTATTGTAGGGTAAGGCAGGGTAGGGTAGTGTAGGGtagtgtattgtattgtatgtagGGTAGTGTATGTGGTGTAAAGTAAGGTAGGGTAGGGTAGTATAGAGTAGTGTAGTGCATGTATGGTAGGGTATGGTAGCCTATGTAgtgtattgtaatgtatcgtaGCGTAGTGTATTGTAGGGTAGTGTATGTGGTGTAAAGTAAGGTAGGGTAGTGTAGTGTATTCTAATGTAGTGTAGTGTATTGTATTTTAGGGTAGTGTATTTCtaatgtagtgtagtgtagtgtattgtagggtagggtagagtagtgtagtgtagtgtaatGTAGTGCATTGTAGGGTAGTGTATTGTACTGTACTGTAGTGTAGTGTAGGGTATTGTATAGTGTAGTTTAGTGTAGGGCAGGCTAGgctagggtagggtagggtagggtaggatAGGGTAGGGTAGGGGGATCAGGTTTtagtatttactttatttttaaaaatatcaggGATGTCAAAAAAAGATACTGTTATTAAGTTGCAAGataatttcatttttcatcaaaGGTTTTGTGCTGTTAAACTAGACTAGTctcccagtgttttttttctaccttACTGCCCCTCTTCTCTAATTGCATCTGCATTTTCGCTCCTCTCCGctttccttctctttgtgtttcaggaTGCTCAGCAGTCTCCGACCTACCTTGTCTTCACCACCATTGCTGGCCTCACAGGCGTCATTATCACTCTGGCTCTCATCCTCATCATTACCTCCTCCATGGAGGTCATCAGACGCAGCTACTTTGAGGTCTTCTGGTACACCCACCatctcttcatcatcttcttcattgGTCTTGTTTTCCACGGAGCCGGGTGAGGAATAATCCATTCTGTCATGTCTTCAGTCTTCTCTTTAAAGCTGTGCTTGGAAACAGGTTTAACTTGTATTTGTAATGGACAGACGTATTGTGAGATCACAAGTACCAACAACACCACCGCACAACATCACATTTTGCAAGGACCACAGTAACCAATGGGGACGAATTCCTGATTGTCCCATCCCCCAGTTTGAAGGAGGATTCCCACAGGTGAACTTTTTATCCACATTTTTCTGCCCATGATAAATGTTTTAACTATCTTGTTACTACAGATGTcgatgaaaatgaaaagataatTTGTGGTCCATGTGTTCCTGATTTTTCAGACCTGGATGTGGGTGATAGGTCCCATGATTCTGTATCTTTGTGAGCGTCTGCTACGTTTCATTCGTTACATGCAGACAGTCAGATACCGAAAGGTAGGGATTGATTTGTGATTCATCTTTTCCATGAGAGTTGCTCTGCAGGTTATCTTAAGTCACATTTAATCTGATGGCTTTACTCTCAGATCGTGATGAGGCCATCCAAGGTGCTGGAGCTTCAGCTGGTGAAGAACGGGTTCAAAATGGAGGTGGGTCAGTACGTCTTCCTCAACTGCCCGGCCATCTCCCAGCTGGAGTGGCACCCATTTACCATGACCTCCGCCCCTGAGGAGGACTTCTTCAGTGTCCATATCCGCTCGGCCGGGGACTGGACCGACAAACTCATCAGCATCATGCAGCAGCTGCCTGAGGGAGCACAGGGGCCCAAGTGAGTGCTTCATTTTATATCATCTGGTTTTAGGCCACAAAGTATTCTCAACTGTGCAAGCagatgaaatgtatttttacatGCAGAGATACCAGTGCAATCATCTTGAGGCCCAGTACTTTTTGGTTTAGCATTGCCAGCTTTTTAGAATTAAATCCTGAACCCACTTTCTCACAAACTCTCAAAATTTGCAAATAATATCCTCCAGCATTCCTCCAGGAATTTCCTGAACTTTGAAACATATCTTCCATCGTattgcagatttatttttaattcactttGAATTAGCAGTTTAGAAATCCGCAAAAAATAGTACTGTAATGTTTCCATCTCCAGGAAAATTTCCTGAATCACATTAAAACCAGATATTATGACTATTTGAGGCTTAATGCAAATTAGTGGTCATCTAATAAAACAGCTACTGAGGCAGTAGTCTCAACGAGAGATcaaaaagttcaacattttatgttttatccAAGCACTgactattttttttgtcaaggtTTGCTAGACCAAGGTTAAATGTTTTATAAGGTCAAAAACTTCAGGAGACATGGCAGTCTTCATGCAAAACACACGCAACACTCATGTACTGTTAGGAgtcttgaatgtttttttcaaggTGATTCATGGGGCTGTTATTGCAATCCAGCACAGGCTATAAATGGTCTAGTGTGGTTTGTGGCATTAGTCCATGCTGCATTCTTGTGgctataaaagcaaacattagATAAATAACTGCTTACTTAATCAGCCCTGTTCCGAAGTAAATTCTGAATCCCTGAACCTTGTATTAGACAACTTCTGGAACTATAGGCCGAAAAAATCTGGGCCCAGAACAGCCAACTACAAAACAGAAAGCGAACTTTCTGAAGCCATCCTTGTGTTGATGCTGGACACTGAACTTAAGCTTACTTCACTTGATTCAAATAGGCAGTTAAAGCTGCATGTACAGTTTGAACTCTTCCAACAATAAAAGCTTGCCTTGGGGATCGTTCTAACTTTCTCTGAGGTCAGACCGGTTATTTAATAGATATTAAGCCGAACAGCCTTAATGAAGCTTGAGCCTGTAGCCCAAAGAGTGCAATTCCTCTCATGTAGATTTGTATGTCATGAGAGAGAAGGGGGCCCTGCTGAAGTCCTCGCAGTGAAATCTGTGTTTGCTTGAGGCTATAGGACACTCTGTCtctacaccaagcggcaacctccggtctcaaaccatGAAGCCTATgaggaagtgttagaaactgcaatacatcgagaatccgtttgaggctggctgcagaaagaccggaaaccacatagacctcaattcaaaaagacgatctttgcagcattaataaacatgtttacagcctggttcaaaaaacggcttggctctatgtagctcatttctctatcggcacacactgtacaggggttgaattttttcctaatgcaatggttcagaagattttaagattatgagtttttgcccaaataaggacatgactgacttgactctcggtcggggaacacatagctgttggcttggaggctcaacctccgcctctttacgccacactaTGCCTAGTTGatttccgcatttccaatatggctgccaccgtcgattggcttcaaaacagtgttcaggaacagatgggtaacgtcacggatactatgtacatattttatacagtctatgctctacACTCCTTATTGTACTAATTGAGGCAATACAAGTGATCATAGGTAACATTGTAAACAAACCGCACTTTGTGTTTGACATCACTCACTTTAACCTTAATGTGGCAAGTGTttacaaaaacatcaaacatacattttcataAGGCATAAATTAAATGATCATTTACTGTCTGGAACGATGGATGTGGAACTACCAGTATATATATGACAAGTGAATGGCTATTACATGTTAGCTGAGATATAATTACTTTACAGTggtgaaataaatgaaagccTGACCCAGCTTTGtatttatgattaaaaaaaatgtaatggcTGTGATCGATCATACTTGAATCAACAATTTGAATTTGAGTCCTTATTCAACATTGATCAGCCTGACCTTGCTTTGCTTTCCCTTATGTGTAGTCATGTCAAATTTTCCGTTTTTGGGTGGATATCTAAACATAAATCCACTGAGATGGTCAGGATGCCAGTTGTTCTTTGTCCCCTATTGTTTATTTCCCCTAACAACACAATGTACGTGTTGTTATTCCTCAGAATGGGAGTGGACGGACCCTTCGGCACAGCCAGTGAGGACGTCTTTGACTATGAGGTCAGCATGCTGGTTGGTGCCGGCATTGGAGTCACTCCCTTCGCCTCCATCCTTAAGTCCATCTGGTACAAGTTCAAAGTCTCTAACCCTAAACTGCGCACCAGGAAGGTAACATTTTCAACGCCCGCACAGTTTCACAATCTGCCTCTTTCTTACATTTAAACCTGTAAATCCATTCCTCCATGCTGACAAAGAACCTGTTATTGTCTCTTAAATAATGAACAGTGTGATTTCGCAATACAGCCATGTTCAAAGACGAGTCATCAGCTGCTCTTTTGTAAGAGGATCATTGTTCAACTCTCCTACATCTGCTTCCTGGTTTCAGATCTACTTCTATTGGCTCTGTCGGGAAACGCACGCCTTCGAATGGTTTGCCGACCTCCTTAAGGGGCTGGagaaagagatggaggagagaggcatGGGGGATTTCCTCACTTACAAACTCTTTCTGACCAGCTGGGATCAAAGCCATGTAAGAGCGTGAATCCGTTGCCTCTTTGCTCAAGTCACAGTCCAAAGTCCAGATAAACCCTGTGAGCTTGTTTCATTGTTTACTCACTAGTGCTTTTCCTTTTACCCCCAACATTTTGTCACAGGCTTACCGTGAAGGGGTGAACTATGACAAAGACACAGATGTGGTTACCGGgctcaaacagaaaacaaactttgGCAGACCTGCCTGGGACAAAGAGTTTGAACAAGTCCGCAAAGAGAACCCAACGTAAGATAAAATCCTTTacttgtatttctttatttattaagtcCACCTTTCAGTTCCTGGATACATTATCTCAACAACTGTTCAGTGGATTGCTGATATTTAGTTGTTGTTGTCCCCCTGACCTTACCTGCACCATTTGTATGAGGTTTCTGTATTTGACTATTCGATGTATTGCCTCTAAAATTTCACACAAAAATGTATATCCCCTTATGATGAATTACACTGAGTCCTATTAGTGCTCATATTTAAGCTAGTACCATAATCAAGTCTTTTAATgaccaaaaatctgcaaaaTTTATGACATCCCTCAGCTGTGATTTGGGGCTAAACATTAGCTTAACATCAGCATTAGCATTGTAACTTTGAGCATTTTAGCATGCTGTCTTTTTAATGTAGCTAGCCGAGGTGTACTGTTGCTTAAAAACAGTTCCACATAACTGCTAGCATGGTAAagcatttgaatttatttttgcaGTCTAACTCTTCCTCTAGCTTATTTTGCTAATGTTTTTATACATTCAGATAGCTAATGTAACATGGTGTCTTAGTTCAAAACACTTACATGGCTGTCCAAAAATGCTACTATGGTTAAAAACCTTCAAGTGTTTAACTTCCTCGTAACAGGAGGTTCAAACTtgttgggaaaaaaaatcaacctgATGCCAAAGTTTAAGTTTTTGGCTTTAAGCTAGCCAAACATAGCAGTTAGCATGGTTTAAAATCTTAGTGCTTTTTCACTCTAAGAATGAATAAACATTGAGATTAAACAAATACATTCAGTTTATAAAATAACTTTAACCTGACATCTACCTTTACATCCAGCAATTTTTTAAACGTATCTTTTGCTAATGTTTTCAAAAGTATAGCTAAGCACTTAGTTATTAAGAAATTAAATCATATTtagataaatattaaaatctaATATTACTTTGTTTGCCATGTTTTTAGGTCGGTGGTTGGAACTTTCTTATGTGGCCCTCAAGTTCTGGCTAAAGTCTTGGAAAAGAAATGTGCCAAATTCTCAGACGTGGATCCCCGAAAGACCAAATTTTACTTCAACAAGGAGAACTTCTGAGAGACATGCATCAGGAAAGCAACATTTGGGCTTTTAAAGGACTTCTCTTGTTTGGGAATTTCCTTTGTTCACTATCTGCGTGCAAAGACAAAGCAGCCTGACAGCCTGCGACACGAGCTGGGTGTGTTTGGACACACTTGCTATACTGCACTCTGATAAAAAGGCAcagcatgttgtttttttagcacTACTCAGGGACTGGCCTTCTTTTAGATCTTTCCAACCATTATGAAACCATGAATTCACTTAGGCCACAGCCACATGTTAGTATACTCACTGTAATGTTCATACTAATCTGCatgtccatttttattcctgAGACTTGAACAAGTTTATAAGGAAAAATGTTACTGTTACAGGGGTATCAGGACCTCCAGGTGTTTGTCTCCATTATACATTTGTTGTTAATTTTACATGTCATTGAAAAATATCTTTGGAAAAAGacaaataacattaaaattaaGACAGTAATAATTCATAGTTTACTACTTCAGCAGATCAGTCAGTGCTGAAACAGACAAGTATCTTTTGATTCATGAATAACCAGCCAGGTTTGGTCTTAATAATTTTTCCTCTAAATTTAGGGTTTGCCAGAGAAAAGAAGACCCcgtgtttacatgtttttgttATATGCAACAAACCACCCAAAAACTGGGAGAATATTTGGTTAACAATCTGAAAATGGCAGAAAATCACACCAATAACTTGGGATCAATGGATTTTCCGCTTGATTCTTAATAGCATAAATCTATCAGAATCATTAACTTTCTTAAAAGTATTGAATCTTTGAGCCTTAATTTTCTAAGTGAGGATCTAAAATGAAATACACtacataataaataacatttctcatttgaaataaagacatttgaTTGATCTATGTGTTACAATGGTATTTTAAGCTCTAACAGTAGAAGTGTAAATAGGTTTATGTTTCTTCCTCAGGCTTTACTGGTTAAGGAAACAGGCTTCTCGTAAACCAACAGTGATATATTGTTACCTGTCAATATCACCTGCATTTCCTCATCAGTGGGATAAGTAAGGAGGTTAAGGAGGTCACATAGCCTGAGGTTAATCATCCTTTAAACACACGGAAGGACTTCTAGTAATCAAAactatttttatcatttaactgtttgttgttttaacctCTTTTCTTGTAAATAATTCCAAactatttttaataaatgaataaatacatgcaacgaaa is a genomic window of Notolabrus celidotus isolate fNotCel1 chromosome 8, fNotCel1.pri, whole genome shotgun sequence containing:
- the nox1 gene encoding NADPH oxidase 1 — encoded protein: MANWIINNGLTAFILIVWMGINTFLFVWYYLLYDLRDQYFYTRHLLGSALAWARAPAAVLNFNCMLILLPVCRNLLSLLRGSFGCCGRTMRKQLDHNLSFHKLVAYMIALMTAVHVVAHLLNVEWYNNSRRGVYDELSTALSNLDDTTNTTYLNPIRTIDVDAQQSPTYLVFTTIAGLTGVIITLALILIITSSMEVIRRSYFEVFWYTHHLFIIFFIGLVFHGAGRIVRSQVPTTPPHNITFCKDHSNQWGRIPDCPIPQFEGGFPQTWMWVIGPMILYLCERLLRFIRYMQTVRYRKIVMRPSKVLELQLVKNGFKMEVGQYVFLNCPAISQLEWHPFTMTSAPEEDFFSVHIRSAGDWTDKLISIMQQLPEGAQGPKMGVDGPFGTASEDVFDYEVSMLVGAGIGVTPFASILKSIWYKFKVSNPKLRTRKIYFYWLCRETHAFEWFADLLKGLEKEMEERGMGDFLTYKLFLTSWDQSHAYREGVNYDKDTDVVTGLKQKTNFGRPAWDKEFEQVRKENPTSVVGTFLCGPQVLAKVLEKKCAKFSDVDPRKTKFYFNKENF